The following proteins are encoded in a genomic region of Corylus avellana chromosome ca4, CavTom2PMs-1.0:
- the LOC132178724 gene encoding small ribosomal subunit protein uS9, whose product MATPAVESVQCFGRKKTAVAVTHCKRGHGLIKINGCPIELVEPEILRFKAYEPILLLGRHRFAGVDMRIRVKGGGHTSQIYAIRQSIAKALVAFYQKYVDEQSKKEIKDILVRYDRTLLVADPRRCEPKKFGGRGARARFQKSYR is encoded by the coding sequence ATGGCGACCCCTGCGGTTGAGTCGGTGCAGTGCTTCGGGCGCAAGAAGACGGCTGTGGCGGTGACCCACTGCAAGCGCGGGCACGGGCTGATCAAGATCAATGGCTGCCCCATCGAGCTGGTGGAGCCGGAGATCCTTCGCTTCAAGGCCTACGAGCCAATCCTCCTGCTCGGACGCCACCGTTTCGCCGGCGTCGACATGCGGATCCGCGTCAAGGGCGGTGGCCACACGTCTCAGATATATGCCATCCGACAGAGCATCGCGAAGGCCCTCGTTGCGTTCTACCAGAAGTACGTGGACGAGCAGAGCAAGAAGGAGATTAAGGATATTCTCGTCAGGTACGACCGGACCTTGCTCGTCGCCGATCCTCGGCGCTGCGAGCCCAAGAAGTTTGGTGGTCGTGGTGCCAGGGCTAGGTTCCAGAAGTCTTATCGTTGA